ATATCGCTACTTACTTTTGACAGCAACATATACTGCTGTGGTTTGCAGCATTATTGTACAGGGATTAGCTATTGAAAAATAATAAAAAATATGAATAATTTAGATTATGGCGTGATTGGAAATTGCCGAACCGCAGCATTGATTTCGAAAAAAGGCAGTATTGATTGGTTATGTTTTCCCGATTTTGATGCGCCATCGGTTTTTTCAAAGTTGCTGGATGAGAAAAAAGGGGGAAGTTTTACATTTTTAGTTTCGGAAGATTATATAATTACTCAAAAATACTTGGGTAATACCAATATATTGCTCACATATTTTAGCTCAGAGGAAGGCGCTTTTGAAGTAATTGATTATATGCCGCGATATCGTGCGACAGACACAAAACACTATTTGCCGCCCGAAGTACATCGATATATCCGTTTAATAAGTGGAAAACCAAGATTGCGGGTTCATTACGACCCGCAAATGAATTATGCCAAAGAAAAGACCCGTCATATTTTAAATGGCAATTATATTCAATCGGCGTCCGAACTTAATGAAGAAGAACACAAAATTTATCTTTACACATCTGTTGATTTTCAAACGGTTGTAAAAAGCGAAGAATTTGAACTGACCGAAAATCATTTTTTTCTACTCTCATACAATCAGAAATTAATTTCGGTGGATATTAATCGTATTTATTTAGATTATCAACGAACAAAAGTATATTGGTTGAATTGGAGCAATCGTTCAAGAAAATACAAATATTATGATAAAGAAATAAAACGCAGTTTACTTATACTTAAATTGATGTCTTATCAAAGTAGCGGAGCTATGTTGGCTGCGCTTACTACAAGTTTGCCCGAAACCATTGGTGAGGTGCGAAATTGGGATTATCGTTTTTGTTGGATACGAGACGCGTCCATGTCTATTGACACGCTCCTTTTTATGGGACATAGAGGAGCTGCCGAACGTTTTATAGGATTTGTAAAACGCATTTTGAAATCACGCGACGACACGTATCAAATAATGTATGGCATTCGTGGCGAAAGAGAACTGACAGAGGAAATTCTGACACATTTATCGGGATATGAAAATTCCTGTCCGGTTCGTGTTGGAAATGCCGCTTATAACCAACTTCAGAATGACTCATTGGGATATCTTTTGGATGTTATTTATAAATATTATCTTTATTTCCCGGGAACACTTGACGAGATAGAAGAAATATGGGAAGTGGTACGTAATATTGTGCGTATGGTAAAATCTTCCTGGAGAAAACCGGATAAAAGCATTTGGGAATTTCGTACCAAAGAACTAAACTTTGTTTTTTCCAAAGTAATGAGTTGGGTGGCATTAGACAGAGCTACGCTTATTGCGGAATTGCTGGAAAAAGATTATTACGCTCTTCATTGGCGCAAGGAGGCCGATTTAATCAAAGAAGAAGTAATGGAAAAAGGATGGAATGAAGATATGCAGTGTTTTTCGCAGGCATACGAAAATACCGACTATGACAGTTCGCTTTTGCTTATGCAATTTTATGGATTTATCAACGCCGAGGATGAAAAATACATCAAAACTGTGAAAGCGATACAAGAAAATTTGATGTACAACGGATTGATGTACAGATACAAATCTGAAGATGATTTTGGCGCGCCTTCATCTTCATTCACAATATGTACATTTTGGCTTATTGAAGCTTTGTT
The genomic region above belongs to uncultured Paludibacter sp. and contains:
- a CDS encoding conserved hypothetical protein (Evidence 4 : Unknown function but conserved in other organisms), with product MNNLDYGVIGNCRTAALISKKGSIDWLCFPDFDAPSVFSKLLDEKKGGSFTFLVSEDYIITQKYLGNTNILLTYFSSEEGAFEVIDYMPRYRATDTKHYLPPEVHRYIRLISGKPRLRVHYDPQMNYAKEKTRHILNGNYIQSASELNEEEHKIYLYTSVDFQTVVKSEEFELTENHFFLLSYNQKLISVDINRIYLDYQRTKVYWLNWSNRSRKYKYYDKEIKRSLLILKLMSYQSSGAMLAALTTSLPETIGEVRNWDYRFCWIRDASMSIDTLLFMGHRGAAERFIGFVKRILKSRDDTYQIMYGIRGERELTEEILTHLSGYENSCPVRVGNAAYNQLQNDSLGYLLDVIYKYYLYFPGTLDEIEEIWEVVRNIVRMVKSSWRKPDKSIWEFRTKELNFVFSKVMSWVALDRATLIAELLEKDYYALHWRKEADLIKEEVMEKGWNEDMQCFSQAYENTDYDSSLLLMQFYGFINAEDEKYIKTVKAIQENLMYNGLMYRYKSEDDFGAPSSSFTICTFWLIEALFVINEKEEAYRLFENMKSYANHLGLYSEDLDFETKRQLGNFPQAYSHLAFINTASLFSEEQKLSRFIQP